The DNA region agttcttttgactttcccattgtcgcttttgtaaccgagtctaatgactgcatcacatgtgccctatttaaatgggctcagagaagtcaacaggtgtcgtcaataataatcactcacatgaagttaagaggccatgccatgaagctaatttgattagATTacaaaaattgataatgtatgttgctgcatgtatacttttgacccagcagatttggtcatattttcagtagacccataataaattcataaaagaaccaaacttcatgaatgtttttttgtgaccaacaagtatgtgttccaatcactccgtcacaaaaaagtaagagttgtagaaattattggaaaatcaagacagccatgacattatgtccttcacaagtgtatgtaaacttttgatcacgactttACATAAACTGCTCAGCATTTTCGACAGGATTGTAGTTCCTAACATTGTTGACTAGATAAAGATGTGACATCAAGggtgggaattgggggttaaatcaccaaaaatgattcccgagcgtggccatcgctgctgctcactgctcccctcacctcccagggggtgaacaaggggatgggtcaaatgcagaggacacattcccccacacctagtgtgtgtgtgacaatcattggtacttttactttATATACTTGATAAACTTATGgtaattaatgtatatattatgatttctttctacatttaaaacacttccttgtggtctacatcagttatttataattgttttaggaaaaataaaaagcaaaataCCTCAACAAAAACTGCTTTTTGCTctaatttaaatcttttttttcttttttttttttttttttaccaccaaAGCCTTCCAATGATTAATTACCCCCGACTTTTGAAACAATGAATACATTATATTtgatcaacacaaaaaacactgATACTTGTGACAAAAAACATAAATGAGCctgaaaaatattaaaatcataTTGGACCATTATCGATACTACTCTAGTATCGACAATACCAAAATGTGGATCGGCCGGCCAATCTAGTTTTTATCTGTTGAAGACAATTGCCGGATTAAATTATGTAAAATTGCCGACCAAACACTTAAACATTTGGACGGTATTCTCTTTTCCAATTTAATTTGACGTATTTGACAATTTAAGTCACCTATGCGTTCATATTGTGCAAATCTGACGTGTACAGTATATTTCTTTAAAATTCAATAAAACTAATAAAAAGCAAGTCACGAATCAGTGCCGCGCAACGCTGGAGGACATCGGAACCATTGCGCTCTTGCTGTGGTTTCGACACGGGCGTATATGAGCAACGTACACCAACAGCAGCACTTGACCAAAAACGAAAGGAAAAGAATAATCTGGGAGAGTTTTGCCACAATAAGAAGACAAAAAAGAAACTAGCACTTATTAAATATCTCAGGTATGTTAAAGTAACTTTAATTTGATACATTTATTAGCGTAACGACGACAAAGTAGTGAAATGTGTCAATTAGATGTTACAATTGTCGCGCAGTTGTAAAACCTGCAGGATAATACTTTGGctgttaaattaattaaaaatactaataaactaCAACACTGTCGGCTTGCGATGTTATAATTGTACGTAAAAATGGTGGTAAAACATCACAATTTGCAAGAAAGTTTGTCCAGGTGAAAATTTGTCTTTTTCGCCTGCTTACTTGATATACGGTGTTATCGCGATATTTTGACGATGataattaatagagatgtccgataatggttttttgccgatatcccgatattgtccaactcttaattaccgattccgatatcaaccgataccgatatatacagtcgtggaattaacacattattatgcctaattttgttgtgatgccacactggatgcattaaacaatgcaacaaggttttccaaaataaatcaactcaagttatgaaaaaaatgccaacctggcactgccatatttattattgaagtcacaaagtgcattattttttttaacatgcctcaaaacagcagcttggaatttgggacatgctctccctgagagagcatgaggaggttgaggtgtatattgtagcgtcccggaagagttagtgctgcaaggggttctgggtatttgttctgttgtgtttatgttgtgttacggtgaggatgttctcccgaaatgtgtttgtcattcttatttggtgtgggttcacagtgtggcgcatatttgtaacagtgttaaagttgtttacacagctaccctcagtgtgacctgtatggctgttgaccaagcatgcattgcattcacttgtgtgtgtgaaaagccgtgggtATTAAGTGATTGGGACGACTGCGCTTCTCCCTACGcctgtgtaccactccgtacaagggcgttttaaaaagtcatacattttactttttgaaaccgataccgattatttccgatattacatttttaaagcattaatcGCTAATAATTAAGTATACGCTGTAATGCAAATTCTTGTCCGAAACCGAAAATGAGGCAACCATGGCCAAAAAACGGAATCAcagatttatttcttttttagccTATGCTAGTTTTATTACCATACCATTTATGGCTATGACTGCTTACTATTCTCACTAATATCAAGGCTTTTTTTTcccacaatttattttttaaccttcAAATTATACAAAAATCATACAATTTTAACAATAATTTGCCATTGATATTCCAACAATATCAAATGGTAGATGGCATGGAAACAAAGACAACaagtatagatagatagatagtactttattgattccttcaggagagttccctcaggaaaattaaaattccagcagtagtgtacagaattgagattgaatttaaaaagtaaaaagtaaataatgggggtataaatggaaacaaaatagaaaaattttacaataaaaataaaaagcaacaatgagaataaaaatataacagttaaataagaatataacaagagaaactaggcagtagtgaccatgttatgaaaaagtattgcactgttattgttttgcatcccctttcATcctagcttgttgagaaatgctgttcttaaactgttccccaatttgctcacgcatttgttcacacagccccgtccttgtttgtgaatgactgagcatttcatggtagctgcttttctaagtaccaatgattgtcacactaggtgtggcgaaattattctctgcatttgacccatcacccttgatcaccccctgggaggtgaggggagcagcgggcagcagcggtggccgcgcccgggaatcattcgcggtgatttaacccccaattccaacccttgatgctgagtgccaagcagggaggtaatgggtcccatttttatagtctttggtgtgactcggccggggtttgaactcacaacctaccgatctcagggcagacactctaaccacaaggccactttaAACCCTATCATAGCACCCACTTGGTTCCAATTAGCATGtttcctgtgggatgttccaaataagtgtttgatgagcattcctcaactttctcagtcttttttgccacttctcccagcttttttgaagcatgttgcaggtgtcacgccaaatttcttccctctacaaaaaccttccctcccccatttacttccgtggtcatgtttcctcttacgtcattgacagcgatcgatagcacttcggctttggctgcccgtcgctggaaggatacttcgtttttgacagctgctggaatctgaagaaatcgattattgttgttttttttgtacaggcgcgaaacaggacagtcgcgtgcaggttaaggacccccggcaactttgtgattttattggacgcagccccggaagtaaatgggggagggaaggtttttgtagagggaagaaatttggcgtgacagaggcatcaaattccaaatgagataatatttgcaaaaaaagaacatagttttccagttcgaatgttaagcatcttgtctttccagtgtattcaattgaatataggttgaaaaggattttcaaatcattgtattctgtttttatttaccatttacacaacgtgccaacttcactggttttgggttttgtatattcctAGCATTTATTTTGAGTGGAATTCTGAACCAAGTGGCTTTGCATAttgtgtgcaatgacaataaaagcatCTTATCCTATCTTATGATGAAAATGTGTGCTTTTTTCTTTCTCCTGCAGACGTTAGGATGGAGCAGGAGGAGTCACAGTCCCCCCATGtcaaagaagaagaggaggagcaaGCTTGGACTCGGCAAGACGCCGACGTCAGAAAGTTCCCGGTGATTCGTGTTATTGTGAAAAGCGAAGAAGATGAATCTCAGTGGTCACAGCGCGATCACAGgcaaagtgaggagaagagaaaaTCAGACGCAAACCGCCCGCTGACTCCGCTGTTGGATAGCGACGACACAACGTCACaatctcctgacactgatgatgatgaagacTTAAACGCTAACAAGACTCGTCACGCTGACAAGAAACACTTAAAATGCTCTCAATGTGACAAAACGTTTAGTGAACGGAGGATTTTGAAGCAACACATAAGGGTCCACACGGGGGGAAAACCCTTCACTTGCTCAGTTTGCAGTAAAATCTTCAAAGTGAAGGAATATTTAATCATTCACATGaggacgcacacaggagaaaaaccgttCATCTGCTCTATTTGTGGCGGAAGATTCTCTCAAAAGGGCAGTTTGATGAaacacacgagaacacacacgggagaaaaaccctttTCTTGTTCGATCTGCGGCAAAACCTTTGCCGCGAAGGGACACTTGACCGCACACACAAGGACACACACCGGCGAAAAACCGTATTCCTGCTCAGTGTGCAACACGAGTTTTAGCGATAGTTCAGCACTAGGGaggcacacacgaacacacactggtgagaaacctTTCATTTGTTCACTTTGTGGCGAAAGGTTCGCTCAAAAGGGCAATTTAATGGCGCACATGAATAGACACACTGGCGATAAACCGTTTTCCTGCTCCTTCTGTGGTCAAACATTCTCTCGAAAGGGGATTTTGCTGAAACACACGAGAAGACACACTGGCGAGAAACCGTTTAGGTGTGATATGTGCAATAAAAGTTTTACTTACAAGTACCAGTTGaacaaacacaagtgtgctggtgtaAAGCACTAAGTGAAATAATGTATGACCACACTAGGATATGAGATGATGAAATGTATCATGTTATAAATCAATTATCCATATCTTCTTCCTGTGTGCATCTGTTCTGAAATAAATGTATTCGCACTTAAttactaataaatatattttgctGAAAAGCTCTCATTTTAAGAACACACTCATACACAGCCATGAGCGCTTTTACTTCTAGAAAGAGATTCAAACCTTCGATACGGTCTATTATCTGAACGCTTCAGTTTGATTTGGacctaaagtttttttttctttttttttttttttagctaaacaCAAAGTCCTTAAACCGATTAGAACCCCTCAAAATTGGTTCTCGAGGTGTCCTAAGTATGGTCTGCAGCTCATTTTCAATAGGCTCTCTGCATGttataaaaatgtacaaaaataaaaatgtgtatatatatatatatatatatatatatatatatatatatatatatatatatatatatatatatatatatatatatatatatatatatatatatatatatatatataaataaatatatatatacatatatatatatatatatatacatatatatatatatatatatatatatatatatatatatatatatatatatatatatatatatatatatatgtgtgtgtgtgtgtgtattatatatatatatatatatatatgtgtgtgtgtgtatgtgtattatatatatatgtgtgtttgtgtatatatatatatgtgtgtttatatatacatatgtatgtatatatatgtatatatatatatatatatatgtgtgtgtgtatatatatatgtatgtatgtgtatatatgtatgtgtatatatatatatatatatatatatatatgtatatatatatatatatatatatgtgtgtgtgtatatatatatgtatgtatgtgtatatatgtatgtgtatatatatatatatatatatatatatatatatatatatatacatatatatatatatatatatatatatatatatatatgtgtgtgtgtatatatatatgtatgtatgtgtatatatgtatgtgtatatatatatatatatatatatgtgtgtgtgtgtattatatatatatatatatatatatgtatatatatatatatatatatatatatatatatatatatatatatatatatatgtgtgtgtgtgtatgtgtattatatatatatgtgtgtttgtgtatatatatatgtgtgtgtttatatatacatatatatgtatgtatatatatatgtatgtatatatatatgtgtatatatatatatatatatatatatatatatatatatatatatatatatatatatatgtgtgtgtgtatatatatatgtatgtgtatatatgtatatgtatatatatatatttatatatatatgtaaatgtatatatatgtatatatcagtggcgtgccgtcactagaggcaggggaggcacggcctcacctgccatcatggaaagaaaaaaaaagtaaaaagaaaaaaaataaattaaattgttatatgtatccagtgattatactaaagttattttccatttaacttcaccagttttagattatttttatttttattttcacatttgccgttcaaatactgagaagagacggtgcggtgatcagcagccagttgaggcatgtcactgatttgtgcctcaacatggattgtgcacaatgactcggctaactgctggcctgctgtgcagtgagaccgtattgctatatgaattatattatacatttccatagtttagttagctgaggtatataatgtacagtgtattttgtcaacaactgtatgtgtgtaacgtatttattgtgctgagcgatcataaaactggaggctcgtctcataaccccgcctcctggtgccaagcaactccgccgcagaatgcacctcccgacgggagcgccacaccaaccaaaggccacacccaaaccctccacgtgcaagaccgaatccacccaaaaaaagtcacttaacaagaagccaaaaagtgcaaaaacaacaatgctcgcgcggcgcaccggaggagccgtgaacagggacacaacattaggtacacctgtactactgctggccagacactgttttggtagttaaacatagtgaaaccttatttctgagtctgactaacttaaaaactataattattttttacagtgtaccaaaacagtgtcttagcagtagtcaaaagttgagaaaacgcaaaaatcttgttgcatcatgttgccttgaaaatgtgcgttttctcaaatgtctttttttttacagtgtaggtgtggtgaaatgtgtcctctgcatttgacccatccccttgttcaccccctgggaggtgaggggagcagtggggagcagtgggcagcagcagcgccgtgcctgggaataatttttggtgatttaacccccaatcccaaccctt from Entelurus aequoreus isolate RoL-2023_Sb linkage group LG02, RoL_Eaeq_v1.1, whole genome shotgun sequence includes:
- the LOC133662477 gene encoding oocyte zinc finger protein XlCOF6.1-like isoform X2; the protein is MCKVQMLRELAKERLCAAAEEIFVMFERTIAEYEEELCRTKEKNEQQRQLLDAVFKHGLETHRADVRMEQEESQSPHVKEEEEEQAWTRQDADVRKFPVIRVIVKSEEDESQWSQRDHRQSEEKRKSDANRPLTPLLDSDDTTSQSPDTDDDEDLNANKTRHADKKHLKCSQCDKTFSERRILKQHIRVHTGGKPFTCSVCSKIFKVKEYLIIHMRTHTGEKPFICSICGGRFSQKGSLMKHTRTHTGEKPFSCSICGKTFAAKGHLTAHTRTHTGEKPYSCSVCNTSFSDSSALGRHTRTHTGEKPFICSLCGERFAQKGNLMAHMNRHTGDKPFSCSFCGQTFSRKGILLKHTRRHTGEKPFRCDMCNKSFTYKYQLNKHKCAGVKH
- the LOC133662477 gene encoding zinc finger protein 773-like isoform X1 yields the protein MCKVQMLRELAKERLCAAAEEIFVMFERTIAEYEEELCRTKEKNEQQRQLLDAVFKHGLETHRADVGEVAFPPELQVWGTRMEREEPKPPHIKEEHVCTREDADISKFAVTHEAAQSENDDDEARLSQLDESQSSEKRRWEADSLLAALPDVRMEQEESQSPHVKEEEEEQAWTRQDADVRKFPVIRVIVKSEEDESQWSQRDHRQSEEKRKSDANRPLTPLLDSDDTTSQSPDTDDDEDLNANKTRHADKKHLKCSQCDKTFSERRILKQHIRVHTGGKPFTCSVCSKIFKVKEYLIIHMRTHTGEKPFICSICGGRFSQKGSLMKHTRTHTGEKPFSCSICGKTFAAKGHLTAHTRTHTGEKPYSCSVCNTSFSDSSALGRHTRTHTGEKPFICSLCGERFAQKGNLMAHMNRHTGDKPFSCSFCGQTFSRKGILLKHTRRHTGEKPFRCDMCNKSFTYKYQLNKHKCAGVKH